In the Alistipes provencensis genome, CAAGGTCACTTCGCTGCTCGTGACGGACGCTGCCGGGAAGTTGTCCGGAGTGATTCAGATTTACGACATCAAACTGTAACATCTTTATGTTCATCGTCCGACTCACCTACAAGAAGCCGCTTGCCGAGGTGGAGCGGCACCTCGCGGCGCATCGTGAATACCTCGACCGGCACTATGCCGACGGGGCGTTCCTCTGCTCGGGGCCGCAGAATCCCCGCTCGGGAGGCATCATCCTCTGCCGTGCTGCGGACCGCGCGGCCGTCGAGGCCCTGACGTGCGACGATCCGTTCCGCATCCACGGCGTCGCCGACTACGAGATCGTCGAATTTTCGCCGACGAAATACCTGCCCGGATTCGAGGCGTTTCTGTAAGACGAAAGGAGGCTTTGAAAAACCTCCTTTTTTTATTTCCGGATGTAGTGCGGCATCTCGGGCGGTATCTCCATCGATATCTCCACCAGCCCGCGGACCTC is a window encoding:
- a CDS encoding YciI family protein, translated to MFIVRLTYKKPLAEVERHLAAHREYLDRHYADGAFLCSGPQNPRSGGIILCRAADRAAVEALTCDDPFRIHGVADYEIVEFSPTKYLPGFEAFL